GATCGCGGCGACCACATCCTGCGACTGGCGCGGCAGTTCCGAGGTCACAATCGCGCCAAAGGTGCCGTCTTCGATCAGCTTGCAGTCAATCGCCTCGCCCGAGCCGGTGGTGGCGATAAAGACCTTGTCTTGCAGCCCTGCGTCACGGATCGCGGCTGCGGTCCCTTGCGCGGTCGCATCCCAGAAATCAACGATGCCGCAAATATCGGGGTTTTGCTGCAGGATTGTCGCCGCAGCATTACGCGCTGTGGTCGGATCCCAGTTCGAATCCGCAGTGCCTGCGACCACCCAGCCGGGATTCGCGGCCAGCACTTCCTGCACACCCTCCCACTGATACAACGACGAGGCATTGACCTGATCGCCCTGGATCACGCCGATCTTTTTCGATGACCCCTCGCCGCAATGATCGATCACCGCCTGGGTCTCCAGCGCGCCAAGCTTTTTCCAATCCGACCCGGCAAAGATATCCGAGGCGAAATTCGACGGGTTATCAAGCTGAACGACGAAAATCCCCGCCTCCTGTGCGCGTTTAAAGAGCCGCGAGTAAGAATTGAGGTCCGGCGTCTGTACGATCAGCACATCGGGCTTGTCGGGCGAGGAAATCAGATCGGTGATCGCCTGCGCCCCGGCATCCACGCTCCAGTTCGGGTCACGGGTCTCCCAGATACCGCCGAAACGCCTGACCTCTTCGCCGATGAAATGGTTCCAGCCCTGGGCAAGGTCAAAGCCCATCGTCATCGGCACCAGCACCACGCGCTTGCCTTCCAGTGCCGAACGATAGGCTTCGGGGCCGGGGTTGCTGTCCTGGGCGGTGACGCCAGAGGCGAGCGTAAGGACGCAGCTGCCGGCAAGGGCGGCAAGGCGAAGGGGTTTGAACATTGTGGTTCCTCCGGGAAAAGGGCCTGCATCCGGCAGCGCCCTGAAAGGTGAAAAGGTCAGATATCGCCTTGCTGACTGGTCTGTTCATCTCGGGGGTTCAGTTGCCCGTCGAGAATGATAGCGCCGAGCAAGATCAGCGCTTTGATAAGATTTTGCTGGATATTCGGCAGGTTGAGGATGGTCATGCCGTTCAGGAGAACCCCGATCAGCATGGCGCCGACGACGACATTGCGCATGCCCCCCTTGCCGCCCGAAAGCCCGATGCCGCCGATCACCACGACCAGCACCACGTCATAAAGCAGCGCTGAATTGACCAGCCGCGTGTTCATGCTTTGCAGGCTGATCGCACTCGCCAGCCCCGCGAGCCAGGCAAGGAGCGCTGCGAGCGTGAAGGCCGCAACGATCAGCGGGCGCACCGGGATGCCCATCGTGCGCGCTGCGTTGAAATTATCGCCCATGAGATAGAGAAACCGCCCCGGCCTGGACCAGCGCAACAGCCCGATCAGGATCAGAACCACCGCCAGAAACACCAGCACATCGACCGGAAGGCCAAACACCCGTGCCGTTCCCAGTGACAAAAGCCCGGTTGCGTTTTCGGGGATATAGACCACATCCTGCGACAGGATCTGTGAGCGCACAAAGCCAAAGACAAACGCGCCAGAGGCGAGCGTCGCAAAAAGTGCCGGCACCCCCGCATAGGCGACCATGGCCCCGTTCGCCGCGCCAATCGCAATGGCCATCAGCGCAACCACCGCGCTCGCCGGCCACAGGCCCCAGCCGCTTTGCATCAGCTGCAGCTGCACCGCGACCGTCACCACCATGACCGAGACCATCGACAGATCGATGCCGCGCCCGATCACCACGATCCCCATCCCGGCGGCCAGAATGCCCAGCACGGCGACGGAGCGCAGGATGTTCAAAAGGTTCGCCGGTGCCGCGAAACCGTCGAGCAGCAGCGCAAAACCCGCGAAAAGCGCAATCGCCAGCCCGAAGACAATGGTTTCCTGCCCGATAACACGTCGCGGATGCGCCGCGCGAAGGCCCCGAATGCTCACCCTTCTGCTCCCCAGTTCCGACCCTGAAATGCCGGGGTTCGGGGGCAGTCAACGGCCCTTCTTTGTGATACTGCCGCTGGATTTATACAACAATATCAAGGCAGTTTCTTTGTTTTGCGCGGCGCAGAGGCTTTCTTCTGCGCCGCCGCCCTTACAGAGAAGGATTTTCCGGGATCAGGACCGCCGCCCCGCTGGTCGCGCGAGATTCCAGCGCGCGATGCGCCTCAGCCGCGTCTTGCAGACGGTAGCGCGCCGCAGCGCCCGCCTTAAGCCTGCCATCCGCAAGCCTATGAAACAGCGCAGCCGCCCGGGCCGCGCGTTCCTCCTGGGTCGTCAGATAGTCGAACACCACCGGGCGACTGAGCGTCTTTGAGCCTTTCGCCAGATCTGAGACCTGAAACCCGGTTATCGGCCCCGAGGCCTGGCCGAAGGACACCAGATGCCCGCGCGGCTTCAGACTTTCGAGTGAGCCACGCCAGGTGTCTTTCCCGACCGAGTCGAAGACCCTGTCACAGAGCGCGCCGCCGGTCAGATCCGCCACCCGCGCGGCGACATCCTCATGGCGGTATTCGATCACCGCATCATAGCCGTGATCCAGCGCAAGCCGCGCCTTCTCAGCGGACCCGACGGTCCCGATCGCCCGCGCCCCAAGCGAGGCGATCCATTGACCGAGCAGCAAGCCGACCCCGCCCGCCGCCGCATGGACCAGCACCACCTGACCTTCCCGCACCGGCGCTACGGTAGAAACCAGCGCCTCCGCCGTCAGCCCTTTCAGAAGGACCGAGGCCGCCAGATCCGCCGTGATCCCGTCGGGCAAAAGGAAAAGCCGGTCGGCGGGCATCACGCGGTAATGCACATCGGCGCCGGTGCGCTCCAGATAAGCCACACGCGCGCCGGGTTTCAGCGTGACGCCTTCGCCCACGGCGATCACCACGCCGGCCGCCTCGGCCCCGGGGATCAGCACCGCGCCCGGCCAGGGGTAAAGGCCCGAGCGGAAATAGGTGTCGATGAAATTAAGCCCGATGGCCTCATGCCGGATCAGCACCTCGCCGGGGCCGGGGGGCGCGAGGGGGAGTTCGGCCCATTCCAGCACCTCGGCGCCACCGGGTTTGCGGGCTATGATTGCGCCGGTATGGGTCGGGATTTCTGCGCCTGAGGCCATCGGATCAGCTCTCCACCAGGAATTGCTGATCGACGGGCAACTGCAGCGCCGTCACCAGAGCATTGGTCTGCGAGGCCATGCCGATCACCGCCAGCAATTCCTCATGCTGCGCCCCGGTCATGCCCTTGGCCTTCGCTGCTGCGGTATGGGAATGCACGCAATAGCCGCAGCCATTGGCACTGGACACCGCGATATAGATCATCTCCTTCACCACCGGATCAAGGCTTCCCGGCGCGACCATCACCGCCTTGAGCCCAGCCCAGAGCCGGTCCAGCGTATCGGGCTGATTGGCTAAAGCGCGCCAGATATTATTGATGAAATCCGATTTCCGGGTGGCACGGATATCGTCGAACACCGCTTTGACACGGGGATCGGCTTCAGCCTCGGCATCGGTCCAGAGGCGGACGGTGGTCATGATGGGGTTCCTTTCGCAAAGCCCTTGCGCCACAGGCTAGGACGCAGACGGGGCCGAAGCAAATGCTCTGCCGGGTCAGGCAGTATGGCTGAGATTGAGCGTGTCGAGGATCCGGTGGCGCAGCGCCTCAAACCCTTCGTCGCCTCTTGCGCGTCGGCGCGGCAGATCGACCGGGAAATCCTCGGCAATCCGGCCAGGATTGGGGCACATGACGATGACCCGGTCGGCGAGCAGGATCGCCTCTTCGATATCATGGGTGACAATGATCAGGGTCGGGCTTGGCTCGGTTTTTGCGTGGATCTGCAGGAGATGCTGCTGCAGATCGGCTTTGGTGAAGGCATCCAGCGCCGAGAAGGGTTCATCCAGAAGCAAGACCTCCGGCTCGGTGACCAGCGCGCGGGCAATGGAGACACGCTGCGCCTGGCCGCCCGAAAGCTGCCGCGGCAGGGCATTCGCCTTATCAGTAAGACCCACCCGCGCGAGCGTGGCCGAGATCCGCGCCTCGCGGACAGCATGCGGCAGGCCCGCAAGGCCAAAGCCCACATTGCGGCGCACAGTCAGCCAGGGGAAAAGCCGCGCCTCCTGAAAGATGATGCCGATCTTTTCATGCGGCCCGTCCAGCGCGGTCTCGTCAATCGCGACCTCGCCATGCGTCGCCTGTTCAAGCCCCGCAAGGATACGCAAAAGCGTGGATTTCCCGCAGCCGGAGCCGCCGACAATCGCAAGAATTTCACCCGGAGCAACCGTGAGGTTTATCCCCGCCAGCGCGCGGGTGCCGGTTTCATAGGTTTTGCCAAGGTTGCGGATCGTCAGCATATCAGGCCTCCCCTGCGCCGGTGCGGGCCTCTTTGCCACGCGCGAAACTGTCTTCCCAGGTCAGGAAAGGTGCGGTTACCCAGGCCAGAAGACTGTCGGTGATCTTGCCAAGGATCGCGAAAATCAGGATCGCGGCAACGATCTGTGCCGGTTTGCCCAGCTGCTGGCCATCGACCAGCAGATAGCCAAGCCCGGTTGAGGCTCCCATGAACTCCGCCGCGACGACGAACATCCAGCCAAGGCCCAGACCCGAACGCAGCGCCGTGACATAGGCCGGGAAGATCGCGGGCAAGAGGATACGCACCACCATCCCCGTGCCGGAGAGGCGAAAGACCCGCCCGACCTCGACGAACTTGCGGTCAACCGAGCGGATCGCATCCATCACGCCAAGATAGACCGGGAAAAAGACGCCGACCGCGATCAGCATGACCTTGGGCAGTTCGAATATGCCAAACCAGAGGATGAAAAGCGGCACCCAGGCGATGGACGGTATCGCCCGCAACGCCTGGAAGGTCGGGTCGATCAGCCGCGCAACGGGGCGGTAATAGCCGGTGATCGCGCCGAGGATCGTCCCCGCCACCACCCCAAGGCCAAAGCCCACCACGACCCGCCAGAGCGTCGCCGCGGCATGGCGCGTCAGATCGCCCTTTTGCCAGAGCGCGGCGAGCGTGTCCCAGATCACGCTTGGCGGTGGCAAAAGCCGGCCGGTGTTCCAGCCCAACGCCACCACCGCCTCCCAGATCAGGGCCGCGCCCAAAGGCAGGATCAGCCCGATGAAAAACGGCTTCCCATAGCCAAGGAACCGCGACAGAAAATCTGCGCCGGTGCGGGTGGCGGGGCCGGTTTCGGCCCGGCTGGAGGTCTCGGTCATGAGGCAGATCTGATCCTGTGGAAGGGCTTACGCGGTCGGCAGGCGGTCGTCGATCAGACCATCCACGGTTGCGGTGACATCGACACCCGCCTCGATCACACCCGCTTTTTGCAGCGCAATCCCTGCCGCGAGGATCGCGTCACGATGGGCCGCGCCAAGGCGCGGGTCGGAAAGATCGGTGCGCTCATTGAGCTGCTTTTCGATCACCGCCTCGGGCAGGCCGGTGACTTCGACCGTGACCGCTTTCAGCTCATCAGGGTTTTCGACCGCGAATTTCCGTGCGCGCTCATAGACAGTGAGAACGCGGGTCGTAACCTCGGGCTGTTCCGCAAGGAAGGCTTCTCGCACATTGAGGATCCCATAGGTATTGGCGGCGACATTACGGAAGAAAAGCGAAGCGCCGTCTTCGACCTCGGCTGAGGCCATGATCGGGTCAAGTCCGGCCCAGGCATCGACATCGCCGCGCAACAGAGCGGTCTTGCCATCCGCATGCTGAAGCAGAACTGTGGTAATATCGCTTTCCGACAGGCCCTGATCTGCCAGTGCCCGGATCAGGAAAATATGCGGATCAGTGCCACGGGTGACGGCCACGGTCTTGCCCTTGAGATCTGCGACCGAGGTGATGCCGGTTTCGGCCCGCGTCACCAGCGCCGTCCATTCCGGGCGCGAATAGCTGTAGATCGAGCGGATCGGATTGCCGTTTATCTTTGACACCAGCGCCGCCGAACCAGCGGTCGAGCCGAAATCAATCGCGCTGCCCGAAAGGAACTCCAGCGCCTTGTTCGACCCCGCCGATTGCACCCAGGTGATGGCAATCTTGTCTGAGGCGAATTCCTCTTCCAGCCAGCCCTTGGATTTCAGGAGCAGCGAGACCGGGTTATAGGTCGCGAAATCGATCTTCAGTTCCGAGAGTGATTGCGCGCGCAAAAGGCCGGGCGCAGCGACGCTGACCAGCGATGCTGCCGGAAGGGTTTGCAGAAGATGGCGGCGGGTGATCATCTCGTCTCGTCCTTTTCCTGTGGCCAGCTCCGGCGGTGCCTTCGGGCGCCCGCCGGGTCCATGGGGTCTGCACAGCATCTTCCCGCCCTGTGGCAAAGCGCGCCTGTTTTGGCTTGTGATGCTGGGATGCTTCGGTCGCTGAGGGTATCGTAATCCGTGCTTTTCAGGAAGAATTGCCCCCGCTCTTTGAACATGACGCAGGAGAAGAATTGTTCTGTGCTGCCCGGCCCCGGGAGGAAAGAATCCGGATCAGTGCCAGCCACGCCCCGCTCCCGGGCCGAAGCGGGACGCGGCGATGCCTGCGCCGCCCCATTGGATTTCCGAGCATCGTTACGGGCGGTCCTTACGGCGATATTGCGGATCATCCAGCCCGATCATTGTGATGAATCCCGGCAGGGCGCGGATCCTGTTGATCCAGGCGCGGATCGCGGGATAGGGCTCCAGCGGAATATCCCCCATCGGGGCCAGGGCGACATAGGGAAAGACCGAGATATCGGCGATGGTCGGGCGGCCCAGCACCAGCCAGTCCTGCCCGGTCAGCGCGGTCTCGAGGATCTCAAGCGATTTCAGACCCCGGATGCGGGCCTCGTTCAGGGTGACCGCCTCTTGCTGGAAGCCGACGCCGTTATAGGTGCCTCTGAACGAGACAATGGCGCGGGCGGTAAAGACACCATATTGGATCCAGCTGGCCGAGAAGGCGAGCCAGTCGATGATCCCGGCCTGCTCGCCGGTATCCCTGCCGCCCCAGCCTTCGGGCGCATAGGTGCCGGCAAGCCAGGTCAGGATCGCGGCGGAATCGCGGAAGATGCGCTCGCCATCGACCAGAACCGGCACCTCGCCCCGCGGATTGATCGCAAGAAACGCCGGGCCGTGATGTTCATCCCCCGGCAGATCGACCTCATATTCCTCAAGCGTGATCCCGGCGAGTGCGGCGAACAGCCGGACCTTATAGCTGTTGCCGGATTCGAAATTTGTATAGAGTTTCGGCACATTGGCCTCCCGTTTCATTTGAGGGTCAGGCCGCGTTGCGAGGCCATGGTGAAGATCGCGGCCAGCACGATAACGGCGCCTTTGATCATGGTCTGGGCGAAATCCTGGACGCCCATCTGGTTCAGCCCATTGACCAGAACGGTGATGATCAGGACGCCGAGAAAGGTGCGCCCGACCCCGCCGACGCCCCCCGAAAGCGCGGTGCCGCCGACCACAATCGCTGCGAGGGAATCAAGCAGGGCCGTCGAGCCGAGCGAGGGCCCGCTGGAGCCAAGCTGCGACGAGATCAGCAGCCCCGCCAGCGCCGCCGTCACCCCCGAGGTGACAAAGGCCAGGATCTTCACCCGCCTGAGCGCGATCCCGGACAGCCGCACCACCCGCTCATTGCCGCCGATCGCATAGATATAAAGACCGAACCGCGTCCGGTTGGTGATCAGGGCCACCAGGGTCAGCGCGATCAGCCCGATCATTGCCGAATTCT
This DNA window, taken from Rhodobacter sp. 24-YEA-8, encodes the following:
- a CDS encoding ABC transporter permease, which produces MGPGLTTDRGRSTGILLTAAILSRVVNSGVTAPVLIILVVILVGALAGLVNGLIFTFGKVPSFIATLGTLSFFAGLGLTVIGGRSIYFDAPGVLSLSIGQWIPGVQNSAMIGLIALTLVALITNRTRFGLYIYAIGGNERVVRLSGIALRRVKILAFVTSGVTAALAGLLISSQLGSSGPSLGSTALLDSLAAIVVGGTALSGGVGGVGRTFLGVLIITVLVNGLNQMGVQDFAQTMIKGAVIVLAAIFTMASQRGLTLK
- a CDS encoding carboxymuconolactone decarboxylase family protein: MTTVRLWTDAEAEADPRVKAVFDDIRATRKSDFINNIWRALANQPDTLDRLWAGLKAVMVAPGSLDPVVKEMIYIAVSSANGCGYCVHSHTAAAKAKGMTGAQHEELLAVIGMASQTNALVTALQLPVDQQFLVES
- a CDS encoding glutathione S-transferase family protein: MKREANVPKLYTNFESGNSYKVRLFAALAGITLEEYEVDLPGDEHHGPAFLAINPRGEVPVLVDGERIFRDSAAILTWLAGTYAPEGWGGRDTGEQAGIIDWLAFSASWIQYGVFTARAIVSFRGTYNGVGFQQEAVTLNEARIRGLKSLEILETALTGQDWLVLGRPTIADISVFPYVALAPMGDIPLEPYPAIRAWINRIRALPGFITMIGLDDPQYRRKDRP
- a CDS encoding aliphatic sulfonate ABC transporter substrate-binding protein, with the protein product MITRRHLLQTLPAASLVSVAAPGLLRAQSLSELKIDFATYNPVSLLLKSKGWLEEEFASDKIAITWVQSAGSNKALEFLSGSAIDFGSTAGSAALVSKINGNPIRSIYSYSRPEWTALVTRAETGITSVADLKGKTVAVTRGTDPHIFLIRALADQGLSESDITTVLLQHADGKTALLRGDVDAWAGLDPIMASAEVEDGASLFFRNVAANTYGILNVREAFLAEQPEVTTRVLTVYERARKFAVENPDELKAVTVEVTGLPEAVIEKQLNERTDLSDPRLGAAHRDAILAAGIALQKAGVIEAGVDVTATVDGLIDDRLPTA
- a CDS encoding sugar ABC transporter substrate-binding protein, which encodes MFKPLRLAALAGSCVLTLASGVTAQDSNPGPEAYRSALEGKRVVLVPMTMGFDLAQGWNHFIGEEVRRFGGIWETRDPNWSVDAGAQAITDLISSPDKPDVLIVQTPDLNSYSRLFKRAQEAGIFVVQLDNPSNFASDIFAGSDWKKLGALETQAVIDHCGEGSSKKIGVIQGDQVNASSLYQWEGVQEVLAANPGWVVAGTADSNWDPTTARNAAATILQQNPDICGIVDFWDATAQGTAAAIRDAGLQDKVFIATTGSGEAIDCKLIEDGTFGAIVTSELPRQSQDVVAAIKVLLQSGIKPGESKNYLYTYEVARTKADLTPTTCWSQAAIEAAAKN
- a CDS encoding ABC transporter ATP-binding protein codes for the protein MLTIRNLGKTYETGTRALAGINLTVAPGEILAIVGGSGCGKSTLLRILAGLEQATHGEVAIDETALDGPHEKIGIIFQEARLFPWLTVRRNVGFGLAGLPHAVREARISATLARVGLTDKANALPRQLSGGQAQRVSIARALVTEPEVLLLDEPFSALDAFTKADLQQHLLQIHAKTEPSPTLIIVTHDIEEAILLADRVIVMCPNPGRIAEDFPVDLPRRRARGDEGFEALRHRILDTLNLSHTA
- a CDS encoding ABC transporter permease; amino-acid sequence: MSIRGLRAAHPRRVIGQETIVFGLAIALFAGFALLLDGFAAPANLLNILRSVAVLGILAAGMGIVVIGRGIDLSMVSVMVVTVAVQLQLMQSGWGLWPASAVVALMAIAIGAANGAMVAYAGVPALFATLASGAFVFGFVRSQILSQDVVYIPENATGLLSLGTARVFGLPVDVLVFLAVVLILIGLLRWSRPGRFLYLMGDNFNAARTMGIPVRPLIVAAFTLAALLAWLAGLASAISLQSMNTRLVNSALLYDVVLVVVIGGIGLSGGKGGMRNVVVGAMLIGVLLNGMTILNLPNIQQNLIKALILLGAIILDGQLNPRDEQTSQQGDI
- a CDS encoding ABC transporter permease encodes the protein MTETSSRAETGPATRTGADFLSRFLGYGKPFFIGLILPLGAALIWEAVVALGWNTGRLLPPPSVIWDTLAALWQKGDLTRHAAATLWRVVVGFGLGVVAGTILGAITGYYRPVARLIDPTFQALRAIPSIAWVPLFILWFGIFELPKVMLIAVGVFFPVYLGVMDAIRSVDRKFVEVGRVFRLSGTGMVVRILLPAIFPAYVTALRSGLGLGWMFVVAAEFMGASTGLGYLLVDGQQLGKPAQIVAAILIFAILGKITDSLLAWVTAPFLTWEDSFARGKEARTGAGEA
- a CDS encoding quinone oxidoreductase, with the translated sequence MASGAEIPTHTGAIIARKPGGAEVLEWAELPLAPPGPGEVLIRHEAIGLNFIDTYFRSGLYPWPGAVLIPGAEAAGVVIAVGEGVTLKPGARVAYLERTGADVHYRVMPADRLFLLPDGITADLAASVLLKGLTAEALVSTVAPVREGQVVLVHAAAGGVGLLLGQWIASLGARAIGTVGSAEKARLALDHGYDAVIEYRHEDVAARVADLTGGALCDRVFDSVGKDTWRGSLESLKPRGHLVSFGQASGPITGFQVSDLAKGSKTLSRPVVFDYLTTQEERAARAAALFHRLADGRLKAGAAARYRLQDAAEAHRALESRATSGAAVLIPENPSL